One Oleidesulfovibrio alaskensis DSM 16109 genomic region harbors:
- a CDS encoding THUMP domain-containing class I SAM-dependent RNA methyltransferase: MADFSHKSTVLVTCPLAASALLATELKALGFTPRNELPAGVEVQADLNDCMRMNLHLRTANRVLYQVAAFRARDADALYRAASRIHWELFIAPEGYVSIASSVDNPTIRDSRFANQRLKDAVVDRIRSRTGRRPDSGPLQTGVVLFLHWHDDWCRLYVDTSGEPLSRRGYRKNPWKAPMQETLAAAVLMAAGWPGGGHLINPMCGSGTLAVEAVLMAMNSAPGLLRDSFCFMHLPGYKPEIWDALLDRAEAQETGEIPGRVIATDIVPEAVKASQENAVRAGVAGFIEFGVCDFTQTDIPQPSEGRDVIIMNPEYGARLGDAAQLEGVYRAVGDFFKQRCGGYTGYVFTGNMKLAGNVGLRTSRRIPFHSAKIECRLLEYELYSGSRKHADHQ, from the coding sequence ATGGCTGATTTTTCACATAAAAGCACTGTGCTTGTAACGTGTCCGCTGGCGGCTTCGGCCTTGCTGGCGACGGAACTGAAGGCGCTGGGTTTTACGCCCCGCAATGAACTGCCCGCCGGTGTGGAGGTGCAGGCCGACCTGAATGACTGCATGCGGATGAACCTGCACCTGCGCACGGCCAACAGGGTGCTGTATCAGGTAGCCGCGTTTCGTGCCCGTGATGCCGATGCGCTGTACAGGGCGGCTTCGCGCATTCACTGGGAACTGTTTATCGCCCCTGAAGGGTACGTGAGCATAGCGTCTTCCGTTGACAACCCCACAATACGTGACAGCCGTTTTGCCAATCAGCGGCTGAAGGATGCGGTGGTGGACAGGATACGGAGCCGTACGGGCAGACGCCCCGATTCGGGACCGCTGCAGACGGGGGTAGTGCTGTTTCTGCACTGGCATGATGACTGGTGCCGGCTGTATGTCGATACCTCCGGCGAGCCGCTTTCACGCAGGGGGTACAGAAAAAATCCGTGGAAGGCCCCCATGCAGGAAACTCTGGCGGCCGCTGTTCTGATGGCTGCCGGCTGGCCGGGCGGTGGGCATCTGATCAACCCCATGTGCGGTTCGGGTACTCTGGCTGTGGAAGCCGTGCTCATGGCCATGAACTCCGCACCGGGGCTGCTGCGTGATTCTTTCTGCTTCATGCATCTGCCCGGTTATAAACCGGAGATATGGGACGCCCTGCTTGACAGGGCGGAAGCGCAGGAAACAGGAGAGATACCGGGGCGGGTCATTGCAACCGACATTGTGCCCGAGGCGGTAAAGGCTTCGCAGGAAAACGCGGTACGGGCCGGTGTTGCCGGTTTTATCGAGTTCGGCGTCTGTGATTTTACGCAGACCGACATTCCTCAGCCGTCTGAAGGGCGCGATGTGATCATCATGAATCCGGAGTACGGCGCCCGTCTCGGAGATGCTGCTCAGCTGGAGGGTGTCTACCGGGCCGTGGGTGATTTTTTCAAACAGCGCTGCGGCGGATACACGGGGTATGTTTTTACCGGCAACATGAAACTGGCCGGTAACGTGGGACTGCGCACTTCGCGCCGCATTCCTTTTCACAGTGCCAAAATAGAATGCCGCCTGCTGGAATACGAGTTGTATTCCGGCAGCAGAAAGCATGCGGACCATCAGTGA
- a CDS encoding glycosyltransferase family 2 protein, with the protein MLFDWNAMEAAGGTDMMNELAKGGTGKMHRLYLADMALQKAMEAQKAGRAGVGGMLLETGRSLICAAWDADPLDGGTAAQLLALDDMQPFLPDSVRSVAQHMRQGWSVPQDQRYYQRLLQKRDTALTMGFLEKQTAREPDNAYWLQQRLALAGYEGDTGRVEAVIAGATSLPLPVRTRLLADMHLMRGDAEQAAALYESVWPHSAGMTEHLTRAAEALYRCGRDDTALRLWQTAFALRGWDSNLLLRLSDVADGTHTACRMPEGRGAVLLYSYNKAACLDITLGSLAASRLDDARIIVLDNGSSDATPGVLARWKEHLGDGLLTVTLPCNVGAPAARNWLMHLTELDGCRWVAYCDDDVELPADWLGRMGAAMQRYPHAAAWGCRVVDHANPALIQSVDMHLDAPQPQSAEQVAAEGERRFAVSMLQHQDMDFGQFTYMRPCATVTGCCHLFLLDALRSGGGFDLRYSPSQYDDLEHDLRQVLQGRLPVYQGHLAVRHMKRSGKAALQQPEAQGNASANMYKLQMRYTKDEFETMRRHDYAALKQDLLRKAAALAASVA; encoded by the coding sequence GTGCTTTTTGACTGGAATGCCATGGAAGCGGCCGGCGGCACGGACATGATGAATGAGCTTGCCAAAGGCGGCACCGGCAAGATGCACCGGCTTTATCTGGCAGATATGGCCCTGCAGAAGGCCATGGAAGCGCAGAAGGCCGGCAGGGCCGGAGTGGGCGGCATGCTGCTTGAAACCGGCAGAAGCCTTATCTGTGCGGCATGGGACGCGGATCCGCTGGACGGTGGCACCGCCGCGCAGTTGCTTGCTCTTGACGACATGCAGCCTTTTTTGCCGGATTCTGTGCGCAGTGTTGCACAGCACATGCGGCAGGGGTGGAGCGTACCGCAGGATCAGCGGTATTATCAGCGTCTGCTTCAGAAGCGTGACACAGCCCTGACCATGGGGTTTCTTGAAAAGCAGACCGCACGGGAGCCGGATAACGCCTACTGGCTGCAGCAGCGGCTTGCGCTGGCCGGTTACGAAGGCGACACCGGCCGCGTGGAAGCCGTCATTGCCGGAGCAACTTCCCTGCCTTTGCCGGTGCGTACGCGGCTGCTTGCCGACATGCACCTGATGCGGGGTGATGCGGAGCAGGCTGCGGCGCTTTATGAGTCCGTCTGGCCGCATTCCGCCGGAATGACGGAACACCTGACCCGCGCCGCAGAGGCCCTGTACCGCTGCGGCCGCGACGATACCGCACTGCGGCTGTGGCAGACGGCCTTTGCGCTGCGCGGCTGGGACAGCAATCTGCTGCTGCGCCTGTCTGACGTGGCTGACGGAACCCATACGGCATGCCGGATGCCCGAAGGCAGGGGGGCTGTGCTGCTTTATTCATACAACAAGGCAGCCTGTCTTGACATCACGCTGGGCAGCCTTGCCGCTTCGCGGCTGGATGATGCGCGCATTATCGTGCTGGACAACGGTTCTTCCGATGCAACACCCGGGGTGCTTGCCCGCTGGAAGGAACACCTTGGCGACGGATTGCTGACTGTCACCTTGCCCTGCAATGTGGGGGCCCCTGCAGCCCGCAACTGGCTTATGCATCTTACGGAACTTGACGGCTGCCGCTGGGTGGCTTACTGCGACGACGACGTTGAACTGCCCGCCGACTGGCTGGGGCGCATGGGCGCGGCCATGCAGCGCTATCCCCATGCAGCCGCGTGGGGGTGCAGAGTGGTGGACCATGCCAACCCCGCGCTGATACAGTCGGTGGATATGCATCTCGACGCTCCGCAGCCGCAGTCGGCCGAACAGGTGGCTGCCGAAGGTGAGCGCCGCTTTGCGGTTTCCATGCTGCAGCATCAGGATATGGATTTCGGGCAGTTCACCTACATGCGGCCCTGTGCCACGGTGACCGGATGCTGCCATCTTTTTCTGCTGGATGCCCTGCGCTCCGGCGGCGGATTTGACCTGCGTTACTCCCCTTCACAGTATGACGATCTGGAGCATGACCTGCGGCAGGTATTGCAGGGCCGACTGCCGGTCTATCAGGGGCATCTTGCCGTGCGTCATATGAAACGCAGCGGCAAGGCGGCGCTGCAGCAGCCCGAAGCGCAGGGGAATGCCTCTGCCAATATGTATAAATTGCAGATGCGCTATACAAAAGATGAATTTGAAACCATGCGCCGTCACGACTATGCCGCATTGAAGCAGGACCTGCTGCGCAAGGCCGCAGCGCTTGCCGCGAGCGTGGCGTGA
- a CDS encoding glycosyltransferase family 2 protein — translation MMNDHRTDTLLRLCETMPLWQLGVEGLNIRLMHAEQGLRTLTAAAPDALPVTVSGAVAAHILWSWQKHPLDRRLCGYVTALFAGHPSHDRTVALAHAVLQRSAVPPEYEAWRALADADPQGAMLRCINHIADEKHACFWLGQAFELCLAQPHDGLWEKAAQALPVFAGADILAARLQAEYRVCMLEQNHAEHADKVRSLLRRLEKEAGPLFGLWVAEMQVETALKCADTRAAHSVLQALWRQHPWHPSLTQGLYSLMHPAPLQHRTVHDNPPAILLYSWNKPGLLRRTLQTLRDSDMGNAPVFVLDNGSDRRPAAETAEDMQTMLETMRGQWPAQQLHTLRLPVNIGAPAARNWLLSLPQVRRHQWAVFLDDDILLPPQWLVPLMSAALENPRTATAGCTVLDHTPPYAVQCADFFLIPPDMGTRSFSDIEEQMHVYCNAAGSRSVLAGMHTRPCLSVSGCCHALNMRAVEECGPFDIRFSPTQFDDLERDIRCAQAGFATVYTGSVRIPHMQHSSMRQAGAPAKLGHIMGNKIKLEHLYPAGSVQAVREQALETARSDLLRKHSTLCRDIPAT, via the coding sequence ATGATGAATGATCACCGCACCGACACGTTGCTCCGGCTGTGCGAAACAATGCCGCTGTGGCAGCTGGGAGTCGAAGGACTGAACATACGCCTGATGCATGCGGAACAGGGGCTGCGGACACTGACCGCAGCGGCGCCCGACGCCCTGCCCGTCACGGTGTCCGGCGCTGTTGCCGCCCACATTTTGTGGTCATGGCAGAAGCATCCCCTCGACCGCCGTCTGTGCGGCTATGTGACAGCGCTCTTTGCAGGACACCCGTCCCACGACCGGACGGTTGCACTGGCACACGCCGTGCTGCAGCGCAGTGCAGTCCCCCCGGAATATGAGGCATGGCGCGCTCTGGCAGATGCCGATCCGCAAGGCGCAATGCTCCGGTGCATCAACCATATCGCGGACGAAAAACATGCATGTTTCTGGCTGGGGCAGGCCTTTGAGCTCTGCCTTGCGCAGCCGCATGACGGCTTGTGGGAAAAAGCAGCGCAGGCACTGCCCGTCTTTGCCGGAGCGGACATACTGGCGGCCCGCCTGCAGGCCGAATACCGGGTGTGCATGCTGGAACAGAACCACGCGGAACATGCGGACAAAGTCCGCAGTCTGCTGCGCCGGCTGGAAAAAGAAGCCGGACCGCTTTTCGGCCTGTGGGTAGCAGAAATGCAGGTTGAAACCGCATTGAAGTGTGCCGATACCCGTGCGGCGCACAGTGTGCTGCAAGCGCTCTGGCGGCAGCACCCGTGGCATCCGTCCCTCACTCAGGGGCTGTACAGCCTTATGCACCCCGCGCCACTGCAGCACCGGACCGTGCATGACAATCCGCCTGCCATCCTGCTGTATTCATGGAACAAGCCCGGACTGCTGCGGCGCACGCTGCAAACCCTGCGTGATTCGGACATGGGCAACGCCCCCGTATTTGTGCTCGACAACGGCTCTGACCGGCGCCCCGCCGCAGAGACTGCGGAAGATATGCAGACCATGCTGGAAACCATGCGCGGTCAATGGCCCGCGCAGCAGCTGCACACCCTGCGTCTGCCCGTGAACATAGGGGCCCCTGCCGCCCGCAACTGGCTGCTCTCACTGCCGCAGGTACGCCGGCATCAATGGGCTGTATTTCTGGACGATGACATTCTGCTGCCGCCGCAATGGCTTGTTCCGCTCATGAGCGCGGCACTGGAGAATCCGCGCACGGCCACGGCCGGATGTACGGTACTCGACCACACCCCGCCCTATGCCGTGCAATGCGCCGATTTTTTCCTCATCCCGCCGGATATGGGCACCCGCAGTTTTTCCGACATTGAAGAACAGATGCATGTATACTGCAATGCGGCCGGAAGCCGGTCGGTGCTGGCAGGCATGCACACCCGCCCGTGCCTTTCCGTTTCCGGCTGCTGTCATGCACTGAACATGCGTGCTGTTGAAGAATGCGGTCCGTTCGACATCCGCTTTTCTCCGACACAGTTTGACGACCTTGAACGCGATATCCGATGTGCACAGGCCGGCTTCGCCACGGTGTACACAGGCAGCGTGCGCATTCCGCACATGCAGCATTCCAGCATGCGGCAGGCCGGTGCTCCGGCCAAGCTGGGGCACATCATGGGCAATAAAATAAAACTGGAACACCTGTATCCCGCCGGTTCCGTACAGGCCGTACGCGAACAGGCGCTGGAAACGGCACGCAGCGACCTGCTGCGCAAGCACTCCACCCTATGCAGAGATATTCCCGCAACATGA
- a CDS encoding glycosyltransferase family 2 protein — protein sequence MNTTTPLSIIIPVWNQWHLTRACLESLRQHTPGDFFEVIVADNGSGDETAVQLAPLGEKLFGRMFRRIRLDTNQGFGPACNLGAKSARGEKLLFLNNDTLLTSGWLPPLMKAFDEDARLGAAGPLLLYPESDRVQHAGIVFTPALRTQHLYANFPADHPVLRTRRTLQAITGACLLVPSGLFRQCGGFYEGYKNGSEDLELCCRIREAGKKLRCVTESRVYHLESQTPGRGDDDDTNAALLNQRCKGCFGPDMHRHAVRDGYRFAITPWLESYITLAEERETALTSSMTGAGAGAGGEFNAAACWQLLQQEPLWQTGYALLAGFLEQNRLYAEASGVRLLQTYFFPMLPHYRQLAVTAAMAGNESLAAQAQEKAAHINGLLEDVGALTKKAAGLANWARKAGEQELQHLYEGWLKELGLL from the coding sequence ATGAACACTACCACACCCCTTTCAATCATCATACCTGTCTGGAACCAGTGGCATCTGACACGGGCCTGTCTGGAAAGCCTGCGACAGCACACTCCCGGCGACTTCTTTGAAGTCATCGTGGCGGACAACGGCTCGGGAGACGAAACAGCCGTCCAGCTGGCTCCCCTCGGAGAGAAACTGTTCGGACGCATGTTCCGGCGCATAAGGCTGGACACCAATCAGGGCTTCGGACCGGCCTGCAATCTGGGTGCAAAGAGCGCCCGCGGTGAAAAGCTGCTGTTTCTCAACAACGACACGCTGCTCACCTCAGGATGGCTGCCTCCGCTGATGAAGGCATTTGACGAAGACGCCAGGCTGGGCGCGGCGGGACCGCTGCTGCTCTATCCCGAATCGGACAGGGTGCAGCACGCGGGTATCGTTTTCACCCCCGCACTGCGCACACAGCATCTGTACGCCAACTTTCCGGCAGACCATCCCGTGCTGCGCACCCGCAGAACGCTGCAGGCCATCACCGGTGCCTGTCTGCTCGTTCCTTCCGGACTGTTCCGGCAGTGCGGCGGTTTTTATGAAGGCTACAAAAACGGCAGCGAAGACCTTGAGCTATGCTGCCGCATCCGCGAGGCGGGCAAAAAGCTGCGCTGCGTCACTGAAAGCAGGGTCTACCATCTGGAAAGCCAGACGCCGGGCCGGGGCGACGATGACGATACGAACGCGGCCCTGCTCAACCAGCGCTGCAAAGGCTGCTTCGGGCCGGACATGCACAGGCATGCGGTACGGGACGGCTACCGGTTTGCCATCACGCCATGGCTGGAATCGTACATAACGCTTGCAGAAGAGCGCGAGACTGCGCTTACATCATCCATGACCGGCGCCGGAGCAGGCGCAGGCGGAGAGTTCAACGCGGCGGCCTGCTGGCAACTGCTGCAGCAGGAACCGCTGTGGCAGACAGGATACGCTCTGCTGGCCGGTTTTCTGGAACAGAACCGGCTGTACGCCGAAGCCAGCGGGGTACGCCTGCTTCAGACGTACTTTTTTCCCATGCTTCCCCATTACCGCCAGCTGGCCGTCACGGCAGCCATGGCCGGAAATGAAAGTCTGGCAGCACAGGCGCAGGAAAAAGCAGCCCATATCAACGGGCTGCTTGAAGATGTGGGCGCACTGACCAAAAAAGCGGCAGGACTGGCAAACTGGGCCAGAAAAGCTGGAGAACAGGAGTTGCAGCACCTGTATGAAGGCTGGCTGAAAGAACTGGGCCTGTTATAG